AAGTACTGAACCGGGTCGCTGACGGCGTGACGCAGACATAACAAGTTTCTCCAGCGGTGCCTGGCCGTCCTGCTGCGTTCCACAGCAGACGGCCTCTTTTCCACCCATCGAGCGAGGTCTATGGCCCACCCGACTCCCGACTCCCCGGAACCCGTCCGCAGCCACGGCCCGGCGTTGGCGCAGCATGCCGACGCGACCGCCCAGGCGGGAGAGATTGAGCCAATTCTGGCAACGAAGGGCGTCACCAAGACGTTTCCCGGCGTGAAGGCGTTGCAGAACGTCGATTTCCGCCTGTTCCCCGGTGAAGTTCACACGCTGATGGGGCAGAACGGCGCGGGCAAGTCCACCTTGATCAACGTTCTGACGGGGGTGGTTGCGCCCGACGCGGGCGTCGTACATCTAGGCGGTCAGGCGGTGGCTTTTGCGTCTCCGCAGGAGGCTGAGGCAGCCGGCGTGCGGACGCTCTATCAGGAAGTGAATCTGTGCCCGAATCTGTCGGTGGCGGAAAACGTGTTTGCGGGCCGCCAGCCGAAACGCTTCGGCGCGATCGACTGGCGCGAAATCCGGCGTCGCGCGCAGGCGGCACTGGAGCGCCTCGATGTCTCGCTGGACGTGACCAAGTCGCTCGATGCCTATCCCATCGCCGTGCAACAGATGGTGGCCATCGCGCGGGCGATTTCGGTCGACGCGCGCGTGCTGATCCTCGACGAGCCGACCTCGAGCCTCGATGACAGCGAAGTCGCGCAGCTTTTCAAAATACTTCGGCATCTTAAGCAATCGGGCATTGCGATCCTGTTCGTGACGCACTTTCTCGAGCAGACCTACGCGATTTCCGATCGCATCACCGTGATGCGCAATGGCGAGCGCGAGGGCGAGTACCTGGCACGCGATCTGTCGGCGGACCAACTGGTCGCGAAGATGGTCGGACACGAGCGCATGAGCACGCGGCTGCGGGAAGCGGCGCACGAAGCGCCGGCAGAGAAAGAGGCGGTGCAGCCGTTCGTCGAGTTGCGCGGAGTGGGGCGTCGCGGGAGCATGCAGCCGGTCGACCTCGACGTGCAACCGGGGCAGATTCTCGGTCTCGCCGGCCTGCTCGGCTCGGGACGTACCGAAACCGCGCGCCTGCTGTTCGGCGCTGACCGCGCCGATAGCGGCACGATTAACGTGGGCGGTCGCGCCGTGCGCTTGCGTTCGCCACACGACGCCGTGGCGCTCGGTATCGGTTATTGCCCGGAAGACCGCAAGAAGGAGGGCATCGTCGCCGAACTGTCGATTCGCGAGAACATTTTGCTGGCACTGCAGGCACGGCGCGGGTGGTTCCGCAAGATCAGCGGACAGCGGGCGCGTGAGCTGGCTGACTTGTGGATCGAGCGCCTGGGCATCAAGGCATCGGACGCCGAGCAGCCCATTGGCCTGCTCTCCGGCGGCAACCAGCAAAAGGCGCTGCTGGCGCGATGGCTCGCCACCGAACCGAAGCTGTTGATTCTCGACGAGCCAACGCGAGGTATTGACGTCGCCGCGAAGTTCGACATCATGGACCGCATGTTGGCGTTATGCGCCAGCGGTCTCGCGATCCTGTTCATTTCATCGGAGGTCAGCGAGGTGCTGCGGGTGAGTCATCGGGTAGCCGTGCTGCGCGATCGCCGCAAGATTGCGGAGGTGGCGGGTAACGCGTCGAATGAGGACAACATCTATCGGCTGATTGCGGGGA
The sequence above is drawn from the Paraburkholderia phenazinium genome and encodes:
- a CDS encoding sugar ABC transporter ATP-binding protein gives rise to the protein MAHPTPDSPEPVRSHGPALAQHADATAQAGEIEPILATKGVTKTFPGVKALQNVDFRLFPGEVHTLMGQNGAGKSTLINVLTGVVAPDAGVVHLGGQAVAFASPQEAEAAGVRTLYQEVNLCPNLSVAENVFAGRQPKRFGAIDWREIRRRAQAALERLDVSLDVTKSLDAYPIAVQQMVAIARAISVDARVLILDEPTSSLDDSEVAQLFKILRHLKQSGIAILFVTHFLEQTYAISDRITVMRNGEREGEYLARDLSADQLVAKMVGHERMSTRLREAAHEAPAEKEAVQPFVELRGVGRRGSMQPVDLDVQPGQILGLAGLLGSGRTETARLLFGADRADSGTINVGGRAVRLRSPHDAVALGIGYCPEDRKKEGIVAELSIRENILLALQARRGWFRKISGQRARELADLWIERLGIKASDAEQPIGLLSGGNQQKALLARWLATEPKLLILDEPTRGIDVAAKFDIMDRMLALCASGLAILFISSEVSEVLRVSHRVAVLRDRRKIAEVAGNASNEDNIYRLIAGSGE